A stretch of the Halomonas sp. BDJS001 genome encodes the following:
- a CDS encoding alpha/beta hydrolase, whose protein sequence is MRVEDGSINGVSVRRFTPQQQAPGVVLFIHGGGFTIGSTESHHGPAASLAQQLEREVVSVNYRLAPEVTYPTMLADCQTVLTAIQPIALVGDSAGGRLAIDLAHPLSEAPPLGLIYPPVGELSPACLGEDAPLLSRHDVLSIRKQCPEIIAAQRDGRSPSQSMEILTVEHDPLTQPIEAAVANWRAAGASVGYRRAPQMVHAALHAQSQLPEMGSAWQDFCHALKQRLDG, encoded by the coding sequence ATGCGGGTCGAAGATGGCAGTATTAATGGCGTTAGCGTGCGCCGCTTTACTCCTCAGCAGCAAGCGCCGGGTGTCGTGCTGTTTATACATGGCGGCGGTTTTACCATCGGCTCAACAGAGAGCCACCATGGCCCCGCTGCCAGCTTGGCCCAGCAGCTTGAGCGCGAAGTGGTCAGCGTTAACTACCGGCTGGCACCGGAAGTAACGTACCCCACCATGCTGGCAGACTGCCAAACGGTGTTAACAGCCATTCAACCTATTGCACTGGTGGGTGACAGCGCTGGCGGGCGACTAGCTATCGACCTTGCCCACCCGCTGAGTGAAGCGCCGCCGCTAGGGTTAATTTACCCGCCCGTTGGCGAACTTTCGCCAGCTTGCTTGGGTGAAGATGCCCCACTGCTTTCGCGCCACGATGTGCTCAGCATTCGCAAACAGTGCCCTGAGATTATCGCCGCTCAGCGGGATGGCCGTTCTCCTTCCCAGAGCATGGAAATCCTGACAGTAGAGCACGACCCGCTAACTCAGCCTATCGAAGCCGCAGTGGCCAACTGGCGAGCAGCAGGCGCCTCCGTGGGCTATCGTAGAGCGCCGCAGATGGTACACGCCGCCCTTCACGCCCAATCGCAGCTCCCCGAAATGGGCAGTGCGTGGCAGGATTTCTGCCACGCACTCAAGCAGCGGCTTGATGGATAA
- a CDS encoding GlxA family transcriptional regulator, with protein sequence MRLNYQGPLPEMVGFLLLPQFSMMAFFAAVEPLRIANRIAHRPLFDWTLISADGGPVTASNGMTLIADQATAEVHHLPSLAVCSGFTPEAHLTRPLMAWLHQLDQAGCCLGGIDTGAFLLAATGLLKHERVALHWESLPAFRERFPGIDTTDELYELGERRFSCAGGAAAMDMALEVIARRHGAKLAIDVSEQLIHDRIRTRSDQQRMALVKRLGTHNRRVVEAVALMEQNLEEPLPLEEIASRVDVSVRQLQRLFEQELNVTPRQWYLQLRVKRARRLLAETDLAVLAVGVACGFNSSSSFARTFRAHYGYSPRQVRSGMADKEL encoded by the coding sequence ATGCGTCTTAATTATCAAGGCCCGCTGCCGGAAATGGTCGGATTTTTACTGCTGCCGCAGTTTTCCATGATGGCCTTTTTTGCGGCGGTGGAGCCGCTACGAATAGCCAACCGCATCGCCCATCGTCCGCTATTCGACTGGACATTAATCAGCGCTGATGGGGGGCCGGTGACGGCATCTAACGGCATGACCCTGATAGCCGATCAAGCAACGGCGGAGGTGCACCACCTACCTTCCCTGGCGGTGTGTAGTGGCTTTACCCCCGAAGCGCATCTTACCCGACCGTTAATGGCCTGGCTGCATCAGTTGGATCAGGCGGGCTGCTGCCTGGGCGGTATCGATACGGGGGCGTTTCTGCTCGCCGCGACAGGATTGTTAAAGCACGAACGGGTGGCGCTGCACTGGGAGAGCCTGCCCGCCTTTCGCGAGCGTTTTCCGGGCATTGATACCACTGATGAGCTTTACGAGTTGGGTGAGCGACGTTTCTCCTGCGCGGGTGGTGCAGCGGCGATGGATATGGCGCTTGAAGTGATTGCGCGGCGGCATGGCGCGAAGTTGGCCATCGATGTCTCTGAGCAGCTTATTCATGACCGGATTCGTACCCGCAGCGACCAGCAGCGCATGGCGTTGGTGAAGCGCTTAGGTACGCATAACCGGCGGGTTGTGGAGGCGGTGGCGTTAATGGAGCAGAACCTTGAAGAGCCACTTCCCCTCGAAGAGATAGCCAGCCGAGTAGACGTATCGGTGCGCCAACTACAGCGCCTGTTTGAGCAGGAGCTAAACGTAACTCCGCGCCAGTGGTATTTGCAGCTGCGCGTTAAGCGCGCCCGGCGGCTGCTGGCGGAGACCGATCTCGCGGTGCTGGCGGTGGGCGTAGCCTGTGGGTTTAATTCCTCCTCTAGCTTTGCGCGTACCTTTCGTGCCCATTACGGCTACTCGCCCCGGCAGGTTCGTTCTGGCATGGCGGATAAAGAGCTTTAA
- a CDS encoding GAK system CofD-like protein — translation MKKRRFIGTRMCLPREIGKGRDLRLARYRKAPELGPKILFFSGGTALKGFSEVLTDYTHNSIHLVTPFDSGGSSAELRRAFAMPAVGDLRARLLALADDSVTGHPEVAALFSHRLSAQGQDEAAVKAALEQNLRALVSAKHPLLKAIAEPMRSLIQSYIAAFYKHMPKDFSLAGASVGNLILTGGYLIHERSLDPIAFLFGQLIKTRGTVRTTTDANLQLEVLLANGRKIIGQHRFTGKEMAEIDSPIQAIKLSGEADDIDTLDASKVCKETRNLIDSAELIVFPPGSFYSSVIANLLPKGVDRALAKNPSAKVYVPSLGTDLETLGMTLVDQVQVLNAHLSGTLEPLSSKRSSIDFLLFDSQLLSVSPQQIETIRDEMGIQVIDLDLAPENAESHRYDDVKLAEALLGLT, via the coding sequence ATGAAAAAAAGACGTTTTATCGGTACCCGAATGTGCCTGCCCCGTGAGATTGGCAAGGGGCGGGATCTACGCCTGGCCCGATACCGGAAAGCTCCCGAGCTGGGGCCGAAAATACTCTTCTTTAGTGGCGGTACGGCACTGAAAGGCTTTTCAGAAGTGTTGACGGACTATACCCATAACTCCATTCATCTGGTGACGCCGTTTGATTCTGGGGGCAGCTCGGCAGAGTTGCGCCGGGCCTTCGCAATGCCTGCCGTGGGCGACTTGAGAGCACGTCTGCTGGCGCTGGCTGACGACTCAGTCACTGGCCACCCAGAAGTGGCGGCGCTTTTCTCTCATCGTCTTTCTGCGCAGGGGCAGGACGAGGCAGCGGTCAAGGCAGCCCTGGAGCAAAACCTGCGGGCCCTTGTCAGTGCCAAGCACCCGCTGCTTAAAGCGATCGCTGAGCCCATGCGTTCACTGATCCAGAGCTATATCGCTGCCTTCTACAAACATATGCCAAAGGATTTTAGCCTCGCTGGCGCCAGCGTGGGGAACCTTATCTTGACCGGCGGCTACCTGATTCATGAGCGCTCCCTGGATCCCATCGCTTTTCTGTTTGGCCAGTTGATCAAAACCCGCGGAACCGTTCGCACCACGACAGACGCCAACCTTCAACTGGAGGTGTTGCTAGCGAATGGGCGAAAAATTATTGGCCAGCACCGCTTTACCGGTAAAGAGATGGCGGAAATCGATTCACCTATCCAAGCGATAAAATTATCCGGTGAGGCGGATGATATCGATACCCTGGATGCCTCCAAGGTGTGCAAAGAGACCCGTAATCTTATCGATTCGGCAGAGCTGATCGTCTTCCCACCGGGCAGTTTTTACAGCAGTGTCATTGCCAACCTGCTGCCTAAAGGGGTGGATAGAGCATTGGCTAAAAATCCGTCAGCCAAGGTGTATGTGCCGAGTTTGGGCACGGATCTTGAAACGCTTGGCATGACGCTGGTGGATCAGGTTCAAGTGCTCAATGCACACTTGTCTGGCACACTGGAGCCCTTGTCGTCTAAGCGCTCCTCCATCGATTTTTTACTGTTTGATTCGCAACTGCTCAGTGTTTCTCCCCAACAGATTGAGACCATCCGCGATGAAATGGGAATACAAGTGATTGACCTGGATCTTGCCCCGGAGAACGCTGAAAGCCACCGTTATGATGACGTTAAGCTGGCTGAAGCGCTGCTGGGGTTGACCTGA
- a CDS encoding thioesterase family protein, translating into MIIYKTQVAPEWVDYNGHMNDAEYARVFSLACEALIDYIGLDKAGREHYGYTIYTLETHLCYRREAHQGQALNVGFTLLDSDTKRLHLFFTLFDDEDNLVATSEQMLMGMKQASGRPSPFPEAIANRIATLPKADSSAWPELAGRTIGIRR; encoded by the coding sequence ATGATCATTTATAAGACCCAGGTCGCTCCCGAGTGGGTCGACTACAACGGGCATATGAACGACGCGGAGTACGCCCGCGTTTTCTCCCTGGCCTGTGAAGCACTGATTGACTACATTGGGCTGGATAAAGCGGGCCGTGAGCACTACGGCTATACGATCTATACCTTGGAAACGCACCTCTGCTACCGCCGCGAGGCACACCAAGGCCAAGCGCTAAACGTAGGATTTACATTGCTCGATAGCGACACAAAGCGCCTGCACCTCTTTTTCACCCTGTTCGATGACGAAGACAACCTGGTAGCGACCAGCGAGCAGATGCTGATGGGCATGAAACAAGCGTCTGGGCGTCCAAGCCCGTTTCCTGAAGCAATCGCGAATCGCATTGCAACACTGCCCAAAGCAGATAGCAGTGCCTGGCCAGAACTTGCCGGGCGCACCATCGGTATTCGGCGCTAA
- a CDS encoding amphi-Trp domain-containing protein encodes MKSKTKFSHDSLLDRQATQELLITLANAINKGELAFQESEGELVLTPQQLLQVSLRASDEGDKQEVEVKIKWRTKEKALADTPPKIKTKAGKR; translated from the coding sequence ATGAAGTCCAAAACCAAATTCAGCCACGACTCGCTGCTGGATCGTCAGGCAACTCAGGAGCTGTTGATCACCCTGGCAAATGCGATCAATAAGGGCGAGTTAGCCTTCCAGGAGAGCGAAGGCGAGCTGGTGCTGACGCCCCAGCAGTTGCTGCAAGTCTCCCTACGCGCCAGTGATGAAGGCGACAAACAGGAGGTGGAAGTAAAGATTAAATGGCGCACCAAAGAGAAAGCGCTTGCCGATACGCCACCCAAAATTAAAACCAAGGCGGGTAAACGCTAG
- a CDS encoding ABC transporter substrate-binding protein: MSATTIFPKTISPKTVSPKTISAKTLSPTTKSLSVTAGLLLSAFAATPAMAELDELRFGVPPWPGVTVKSEVAAQLLEAMGYETRQQDLAVSVILEGLTRNDLEIYLGGWYPVQTDMVEPLVADGKVEKVVSNIRGANSGLVVPQYVYDAGVTTVAELAEHRDRFDGEIQGIEAGTGINDAILNAIDNDLAGLGDWQLRESSTSAMLAQAEQKMADEEWVTFVGWEPHWMNVSFDLAYLADSDDAGVASIESTVWTITPASLADEAPEVHRFLSQYVIDIEDQNEWVHEYSYEDRPADEVAHEWIGNNLDTVAEWLDGVKTRDGESAIEQVRAQFDS; the protein is encoded by the coding sequence ATGTCTGCCACGACTATCTTTCCCAAGACTATCTCTCCCAAAACCGTCTCTCCCAAAACCATCTCTGCCAAGACCCTCTCTCCCACCACCAAGTCATTGTCGGTAACAGCTGGCTTGTTACTCTCTGCGTTTGCTGCCACTCCGGCCATGGCGGAGCTTGATGAACTGCGTTTTGGGGTGCCGCCATGGCCTGGGGTGACGGTGAAGTCCGAAGTGGCCGCCCAACTACTCGAGGCCATGGGGTATGAGACCCGCCAGCAGGATTTAGCCGTGAGCGTTATTCTGGAAGGCCTGACGCGTAACGATCTGGAAATTTATTTAGGTGGCTGGTACCCGGTTCAGACCGATATGGTCGAGCCCTTGGTGGCCGACGGCAAAGTAGAAAAAGTTGTTTCCAATATCCGCGGCGCCAATTCGGGGCTGGTGGTTCCTCAGTATGTGTACGATGCCGGCGTTACCACGGTCGCTGAACTGGCAGAACACCGTGACCGCTTTGATGGTGAAATCCAGGGCATTGAAGCGGGCACCGGCATCAACGATGCCATTCTCAACGCCATCGATAATGACCTTGCCGGGCTAGGCGATTGGCAGCTCCGTGAAAGCTCAACGTCGGCCATGTTGGCCCAGGCTGAGCAGAAAATGGCCGATGAGGAGTGGGTGACCTTTGTCGGCTGGGAGCCCCACTGGATGAACGTGAGCTTCGATTTGGCCTACTTGGCCGACAGCGATGATGCGGGCGTGGCTTCCATTGAAAGCACGGTATGGACAATTACCCCTGCCAGCCTGGCGGACGAAGCGCCGGAGGTTCACCGCTTCCTGTCGCAGTACGTGATCGATATCGAAGACCAGAACGAATGGGTACACGAGTATAGCTACGAAGACCGCCCGGCGGATGAAGTGGCCCATGAGTGGATTGGTAATAATCTAGACACCGTGGCTGAGTGGCTCGACGGTGTCAAAACCCGCGATGGCGAGTCCGCGATTGAGCAGGTGCGGGCCCAGTTCGATTCTTAA
- a CDS encoding aminoglycoside phosphotransferase family protein — protein sequence MTQPSESLAQRLINRKGYRSTLLEKVELAVAMDVQRRKVDGQGFQQSKSLERLARLLDQLGQACLEFIAIKALKQLPDKSRKEYAKLIRLVGKSLKLVIINVDDANIRQGLKIGRRIPKITNRLTTVFAPDNSGAKHSAVVDFQLHRMIHLLSELADALLATNFGPAVRLQNYKQLQDAAHAMTAQSDEFTVERLALTRSGSTIATLKAEHAAGSRMAVYKEGESQKVIEELYGVDQWKRVYPKVAPTVLSHHVEQGNELGSMVIEHLPGRTLESLLLNSQWKSANQLIRTLQRTLRKIWKSSRTPEPAQAEYMQQLRKRMPETRHTHSTLFKERQTICGLPRPSFDELIDRVEALESQLRAPFSVLIHGDFNVDNLIYDDLKNRIYFIDLHRASYSDYVQDLSVLMASIYRLPIMDAGPRAELMALIGQLYQFARRFAKQSSDTHFDARLAIALGRSFATSTRFIYDKPFATRLALRASYLLEAVTLLNPEHSDKYRLPLEDIFSD from the coding sequence GTGACCCAGCCTAGTGAATCGCTCGCGCAGCGCCTCATCAATCGCAAAGGGTATAGAAGCACACTGCTTGAGAAAGTCGAGCTTGCTGTCGCCATGGATGTGCAGCGACGCAAAGTCGATGGACAGGGTTTTCAACAATCCAAATCCCTTGAGCGTTTAGCCCGATTGCTTGACCAGCTTGGCCAAGCCTGCCTTGAATTCATCGCCATCAAGGCGCTAAAACAGCTTCCCGATAAGTCACGAAAAGAGTACGCCAAGCTGATTCGGCTGGTAGGTAAATCATTGAAGCTGGTGATCATCAACGTCGATGACGCAAACATTCGCCAAGGCCTTAAAATAGGCCGCCGAATACCCAAAATAACTAACCGTTTAACGACAGTTTTCGCCCCTGACAACTCAGGCGCCAAACACAGCGCCGTGGTGGATTTTCAGCTTCATCGTATGATCCACCTGCTCTCCGAACTCGCCGACGCCCTGCTCGCCACCAACTTTGGCCCAGCTGTACGCTTACAAAACTACAAGCAGTTGCAAGACGCCGCCCATGCGATGACTGCCCAAAGCGACGAATTTACCGTTGAGCGGCTGGCGCTTACCCGCAGCGGCAGCACCATCGCCACACTGAAAGCCGAGCACGCCGCCGGCAGCAGGATGGCCGTCTACAAGGAGGGTGAAAGTCAGAAAGTCATTGAAGAGCTGTACGGGGTCGATCAATGGAAGCGGGTCTACCCCAAGGTGGCGCCCACGGTGCTCTCGCACCACGTGGAGCAAGGGAACGAGCTGGGATCAATGGTCATCGAACACCTCCCAGGCCGAACCCTTGAGTCACTGCTGTTAAACAGCCAGTGGAAATCCGCCAATCAACTTATCCGTACACTCCAGCGGACGTTGAGAAAAATCTGGAAGAGCTCGCGCACGCCAGAACCCGCGCAGGCCGAGTATATGCAGCAATTGCGTAAACGCATGCCGGAAACCCGCCACACCCACTCGACGCTGTTTAAAGAACGCCAGACGATTTGCGGACTGCCACGCCCCAGCTTTGACGAGCTGATTGATCGGGTTGAGGCCCTGGAGAGTCAGTTGAGGGCGCCATTTTCCGTGCTGATCCACGGCGACTTTAACGTCGATAACCTCATTTATGACGACCTCAAAAATCGCATCTATTTCATTGACCTACACCGCGCCTCCTACTCAGATTATGTGCAGGATCTCTCCGTACTGATGGCGTCGATTTATCGGCTGCCCATTATGGACGCTGGCCCTAGAGCCGAACTAATGGCATTAATCGGGCAGCTCTATCAGTTTGCTCGTCGGTTTGCCAAGCAGAGTAGCGATACCCATTTTGACGCCCGGCTGGCGATCGCCCTAGGTCGCTCCTTTGCCACTTCCACACGCTTTATTTATGACAAGCCTTTTGCCACCAGGCTCGCCCTTAGAGCGAGCTACCTGCTAGAGGCTGTGACGCTTCTAAACCCTGAGCACAGTGATAAGTACCGGCTTCCCCTAGAGGACATTTTTAGTGATTAA
- a CDS encoding metallophosphoesterase, producing the protein MTAFNVIPKVTDHPYHHAILARLPTEWTPWPDDSSSVNHDEALSTFAKRAQKKGFSWPKKPVVFISDPHADAEAFEASLIAAGVIERDGAHLCEYALTKFGKHADIVVGGDCLDKGPSNLMMLRSLAHLYRLNAKVTLLAGNHDLRLLMGLLSLERDTDAGSQHLFVRMGKKVVPLFKEVFDQYLADTQWDKGVPSEEACRQALFPGSDWFENFPFYAAGFLTDEGIAREISKMTTKAQNFEAHCAKNGLSLSQVYAAAMKCRSLFLKKSGEFSWFFRRMRLVKKRGSFLFLHAGLDDHMAVLLANHGVKYANRAFKQNLMHQNLFSFYYGPLANTFRTKYRKADLPLTPRGAYIARQAGIQVLVHGHINQHFGQRVTLKNGLIHIEADITLDAHSRKNEGLDGCGVGVTLIDKKRGVVGLSCDYPQAKVFNPGLKEKRVGAH; encoded by the coding sequence ATGACCGCGTTCAATGTTATTCCAAAAGTGACCGACCACCCCTATCACCATGCCATCCTGGCTCGCCTGCCCACGGAGTGGACACCCTGGCCCGACGATTCCAGCTCGGTCAATCACGACGAGGCGCTAAGCACCTTTGCTAAGCGCGCACAGAAAAAGGGCTTCTCCTGGCCCAAAAAGCCGGTGGTATTTATCTCAGACCCCCATGCGGATGCCGAGGCCTTCGAGGCATCGCTGATTGCCGCCGGGGTGATCGAACGTGACGGTGCTCACCTATGTGAATATGCACTGACCAAATTCGGCAAACATGCCGACATCGTGGTGGGCGGCGACTGCCTGGATAAAGGACCCAGCAACCTGATGATGCTGCGCAGCCTGGCCCACTTATACCGCCTCAACGCCAAGGTCACTCTGCTGGCCGGTAACCATGACCTACGCCTGTTGATGGGGCTGCTTTCCCTGGAACGCGACACGGACGCCGGTAGCCAGCACCTTTTTGTGCGCATGGGTAAAAAGGTGGTGCCACTCTTCAAGGAAGTCTTCGATCAATACCTGGCCGACACCCAGTGGGACAAAGGCGTACCGTCAGAAGAGGCGTGCCGACAAGCGCTGTTTCCAGGCAGCGACTGGTTCGAGAACTTCCCCTTCTATGCCGCCGGATTTCTAACGGATGAGGGCATAGCGCGTGAAATTAGCAAGATGACGACCAAAGCCCAGAACTTTGAAGCGCACTGTGCAAAAAACGGCCTATCGCTCTCCCAGGTCTACGCCGCCGCGATGAAGTGCCGTTCGCTGTTCCTCAAAAAGTCAGGGGAGTTTAGCTGGTTTTTCCGCCGCATGCGGCTGGTTAAAAAGCGCGGCTCCTTTCTGTTCCTGCATGCAGGCCTCGATGACCACATGGCCGTACTGCTCGCCAATCACGGCGTCAAGTATGCCAACCGCGCCTTCAAACAAAACCTGATGCACCAGAATCTGTTCAGTTTCTATTACGGCCCTTTAGCCAACACCTTCAGAACCAAATACCGTAAAGCAGACCTGCCCCTTACACCCCGCGGCGCCTACATTGCCCGACAGGCAGGCATTCAGGTACTGGTTCACGGCCATATCAACCAACACTTTGGCCAGCGGGTCACGCTTAAAAACGGCCTGATTCATATCGAAGCCGATATCACCCTGGACGCCCACTCGCGTAAAAACGAGGGGCTCGATGGCTGCGGTGTAGGGGTAACGTTAATCGACAAAAAGCGCGGTGTGGTCGGCCTGAGCTGTGACTACCCTCAGGCAAAAGTGTTCAACCCCGGCCTCAAAGAGAAACGGGTGGGAGCCCACTAA
- a CDS encoding histidine phosphatase family protein: protein MVALALIRHGEYAQLANTPSALQPYPLTEKGAEEVREQAQQFGEWLATSGYQLNAEIHCSTLLRAWQTAEIYREELAPFFIESSCSRSFSALRERSVGALANLSVQEIERIVALDPRLEPLPAGWKSASDFRLPFDGAESLLEAGKRVAAHLQTLLASSPRFAGKQLQLIVGHGASLRHASYHLDVIPFSDIKRLSMFHGHPVVFERHHQGWSRLYGNWKQRQSADPLD, encoded by the coding sequence ATGGTGGCGCTGGCACTGATTCGCCACGGCGAGTATGCGCAGTTGGCGAATACGCCCAGCGCCCTGCAGCCCTACCCCCTCACGGAAAAGGGTGCGGAAGAGGTTCGAGAGCAGGCGCAGCAATTCGGCGAATGGCTAGCCACATCAGGCTATCAGCTCAATGCCGAGATACACTGCTCGACGCTACTAAGAGCCTGGCAAACCGCCGAGATCTACCGGGAAGAGCTAGCCCCGTTTTTTATAGAGTCATCCTGCTCGCGCAGCTTTTCAGCCCTACGTGAACGCAGCGTAGGGGCACTGGCCAACCTGAGCGTTCAAGAAATAGAGCGCATCGTTGCTTTAGACCCCCGCCTTGAGCCGCTTCCAGCGGGCTGGAAATCGGCCAGCGATTTCAGGCTGCCCTTCGATGGCGCGGAGTCCCTGTTAGAGGCTGGCAAACGGGTTGCTGCCCATCTACAAACGCTTTTAGCGTCATCGCCGCGGTTTGCGGGTAAGCAACTGCAACTGATAGTGGGCCACGGCGCCTCCCTTCGCCACGCGAGCTATCATTTAGATGTCATACCCTTCAGCGATATTAAACGGTTAAGTATGTTTCATGGTCATCCGGTCGTTTTCGAGCGGCACCACCAAGGCTGGAGCCGACTGTACGGCAACTGGAAACAGCGCCAGTCGGCTGACCCACTCGATTAA
- a CDS encoding GAK system ATP-grasp enzyme, with the protein MINKRIAVIGIPGKWSTEVLATHLEQRTGYRCVVDMADVVLELETGQLRYRDTLLNTLDGVIIKKISQDYSPAADDRLRMLSSLEAQGVRCFSSPHQVSRLINRLEGTAALAAGGVPLPPTRVTENTAAALEAIQAFGKAILKPLYSTKARGMVVLKAADGEKANTQKLEKFKAKHGLFYLQQFVNLGGQDLGMVFLGGEYLCTYARVSDGKAWNTTIHSGGKYQRYEASPELIELGRKAQACFDLSFTTVDIALTDAGPVVFEVSAFGGFSGAKKGCGIDAAEKLGDYVLSQLEPETAEAATAEAG; encoded by the coding sequence GTGATTAATAAGCGGATTGCAGTCATCGGGATACCTGGCAAATGGTCAACCGAAGTATTGGCGACGCACTTAGAGCAGCGCACCGGCTACCGCTGCGTCGTCGATATGGCGGACGTCGTACTGGAGCTTGAAACAGGCCAGTTGCGTTATCGGGACACCCTGCTCAATACACTTGATGGGGTGATCATCAAAAAAATAAGCCAGGATTACTCCCCTGCCGCAGACGACCGACTCCGCATGCTCAGCAGCCTCGAAGCACAGGGAGTGCGCTGCTTTAGCAGCCCGCACCAGGTAAGCCGTTTAATTAATCGACTGGAAGGCACCGCCGCCCTGGCAGCAGGCGGCGTCCCGCTGCCCCCAACTCGAGTTACCGAGAACACGGCTGCTGCGCTGGAGGCGATTCAAGCGTTTGGCAAAGCGATCCTAAAACCGCTCTACTCAACCAAAGCCCGCGGCATGGTGGTGCTAAAAGCGGCAGACGGTGAAAAAGCCAACACCCAAAAGCTTGAAAAGTTTAAGGCCAAACATGGTCTGTTTTACCTTCAGCAATTCGTTAACCTGGGCGGACAGGATCTAGGCATGGTATTTCTAGGCGGCGAGTACCTGTGTACCTATGCCCGCGTTAGCGATGGCAAAGCCTGGAACACGACGATCCACAGTGGCGGCAAATACCAACGCTATGAAGCCAGCCCTGAACTGATTGAACTTGGCCGCAAAGCCCAGGCATGCTTCGATCTCAGCTTTACCACTGTGGACATTGCCTTGACCGACGCAGGCCCCGTGGTGTTTGAGGTCTCCGCCTTTGGCGGGTTTAGCGGCGCCAAAAAAGGCTGTGGCATCGATGCCGCCGAAAAGCTGGGTGACTATGTGCTGAGCCAACTTGAGCCAGAGACAGCAGAGGCAGCAACAGCAGAGGCAGGCTAA
- a CDS encoding HprK-related kinase B: MINLFDDQHIIQAKAACHYALPLTFNGLTVRVRAEQPAILDHLESYYAGLTASGLLPKDFHTLDQPELPVWLLDQQVDTSDREWTAVKRAKTSTLGLKEAYVDTPQGRWIHKVRTGMVLFQSLTAPLAVGELTRHPSQVINFINNQFLNHHQRHGYLLGHASAFDIDGNVTAIAASSGGGKSTLMLKALETAKASFLSNDRILFKPANGQINILGVAKHPRVNPGTLINSPRLIDILPAHERTRFEHMPSSQLWGIEQKYDVLIPNAYGADKTALSGTLKHLVLLDWALDSTAPTALSSVDIATTPEALEGLRKSPGPFFQHADGSFPTEQAQSAQIYADHLAGVEVLRLTGAIDFARAIALLQERGIL; the protein is encoded by the coding sequence ATGATCAATCTTTTTGACGACCAGCACATCATTCAGGCCAAGGCCGCGTGTCACTATGCGCTACCGCTGACGTTCAATGGCTTAACGGTGCGCGTGCGGGCCGAACAACCGGCCATTCTTGACCATCTGGAGAGTTACTACGCTGGCTTAACGGCGTCTGGTCTGCTCCCGAAAGACTTCCATACCCTTGACCAGCCAGAGCTACCGGTATGGCTACTGGATCAACAGGTGGATACCAGCGACCGCGAGTGGACAGCGGTCAAGCGGGCCAAGACCAGTACTCTAGGGCTGAAAGAGGCCTACGTGGATACGCCCCAAGGGCGCTGGATTCATAAAGTACGCACCGGGATGGTGCTGTTCCAGTCGTTAACGGCGCCGCTCGCGGTGGGTGAGCTAACCAGGCACCCCTCACAAGTCATCAACTTTATTAACAACCAGTTTCTCAATCATCACCAACGCCATGGTTACCTGCTTGGCCACGCCTCGGCTTTCGATATTGATGGCAACGTCACGGCTATTGCCGCCAGTTCCGGTGGCGGTAAATCCACCCTGATGCTGAAAGCACTGGAAACCGCCAAGGCGAGTTTTCTCTCCAATGACCGGATTCTGTTTAAGCCCGCAAACGGCCAGATAAACATTCTTGGGGTGGCCAAACACCCCCGCGTTAACCCAGGCACGCTGATCAACTCGCCGCGCTTGATCGACATACTGCCTGCCCATGAGCGTACCCGGTTTGAGCACATGCCCAGCAGCCAGCTATGGGGTATCGAGCAGAAGTACGATGTGCTGATCCCTAACGCCTACGGTGCGGATAAAACCGCCCTATCCGGCACGCTTAAACACTTGGTTCTGCTGGACTGGGCATTAGACTCAACCGCACCCACCGCGCTGAGCAGCGTGGATATTGCCACCACGCCAGAGGCTCTGGAGGGGTTACGCAAAAGCCCAGGACCATTTTTTCAACACGCGGATGGCAGCTTTCCCACTGAACAAGCCCAATCTGCCCAGATCTATGCAGACCACCTAGCGGGCGTTGAAGTACTGCGTCTCACCGGCGCTATCGACTTTGCACGGGCCATTGCGCTACTCCAAGAGAGGGGCATTCTCTAA
- a CDS encoding DUF333 domain-containing protein, with protein MSVGMGNLYRYLAMPMVLLLAGCASSGGGPDSENQMTQYAAEYCRSLGGENEIRESSLGTGRYCRLPDGRVENEWKLYRTERLDND; from the coding sequence ATGTCGGTAGGTATGGGTAACTTATATCGCTACTTAGCAATGCCTATGGTGCTGCTGCTCGCTGGCTGTGCCAGCAGCGGGGGAGGCCCGGATTCTGAAAATCAGATGACGCAATATGCCGCTGAATACTGCAGAAGCCTTGGCGGAGAGAATGAAATTCGCGAAAGCAGCCTGGGCACCGGTCGCTACTGCCGCTTGCCTGATGGGCGGGTTGAAAATGAGTGGAAGCTATACCGTACTGAGCGTCTCGATAATGACTAG